The genomic region CTTCGCGGCCTTATGCAGCCATTCCTCAGCGGCCTTATGCAGCCATTCCTCCGCGGCCTTATGCAGCCATTCCTCCGCGGCCTTATGCAGCCATTCCTTCGCGGCCTTATGCAGCCATTCCTCTGCGGCCTTATGCAGCCATTCCTCAGCGGCCTTATGCAGCCATTCCTCCGCGGCCTTATGCAGCCATTCCTCCGCGGCCTTATGCAGCCATTCCTCCGCGGCCTTATGCAGCCATTCCTCAGCGGCCTTATGCAGCCATTCCTCTACGGCCTTATGCAGCCATTCCTTCGCGGCCTTATGCAGCCATTCCCCCGCGGCCTTATCAGCAAGTCCTCCGGGCATTATTGCAGCCCTCCTCTGCGGCCTATGCAGCCCATTCCTCGCGGCCTTATGCAGCATCCTCGCGCATTATTCAGCCATCCTTGCGCGCCTTATGATCCCGGCCCACGGCTTATGCAGCAATTCCTCCGCGGCCTTAGCAGCCATTCATCTGCGGCCTTAGCAGACATTCCTCCGCGGCCTATTCCGCCATTCCTTCGCTGCCCTTATGCAGCCATTCCTCCTCGGCCTTATGCAGCCATTCCTCCGCGGCCTTATGCAGCCATTCCTCAGCGGCCTTATGCAGCCATTCCTCCGCGGCCTTATGCAGCCATTCATCTGCCGCCTTATGCAGCCATTCCTCCAACGCCTTATTCAGCCATTCCTTCGCGGCCTTATGCAGCCATTCCTTCGCGGCCTTATGCAGCCATTCCTCCGCGGCCTTATGCAGCCATTCCTTCGCGGCCTTATGCAGCCATTCCTCCGCGGCCTTATGCAGCCATTCCTTCGCGGCCTTATGCAGCCATTCCTCTGCCGCCTTATGCAGCCATTCCTCCAACGCCTTATGCAGCCGTTCTTTCGCGGCCTTATGCAGCCATTCCTTCGCGGCCTTAAGCAGCCATTCCTCCGCGGCCTTATACAGCCTTCATAGCATTTCTAGGTTACCATGAGCTCAGAGACATCAAACGACGTGACGAATCACTTCGTAACCTGATAGTGTTAAAATATGATAAGACAGAAGGGTGCCACATACACTGGTAGTGCACACGTTACTGGGGATCTGGGGAACAGTCGCAGGACCATTAGAGCTTATCGGGATTCACTTCAGGTCGACACGCAATGAAACCAGGCCATGGGGAAGATCCAAGCCTTGGTCTGGTCATTATACCCATTGCTTGAATTAGAGGATAGCTTCCTTACTAGGGGATGGTCAAAGGTTTGACCAATCAT from Pecten maximus chromosome 11, xPecMax1.1, whole genome shotgun sequence harbors:
- the LOC117338548 gene encoding epsin-1-like; its protein translation is MQPFLRGLMQPFLRGLMQPFLSGLMQPFLRGLMQPFLRGLMQPFLRGLMQPFLCGLMQPFLSGLMQPFLRGLMQPFLRGLMQPFLRGLMQPFLSGLMQPFLYGLMQPFLRGLMQPFPRGLISKSSGHYCSPPLRPMQPIPRGLMQHPRALFSHPCAPYDPGPRLMQQFLRGLSSHSSAALADIPPRPIPPFLRCPYAAIPPRPYAAIPPRPYAAIPQRPYAAIPPRPYAAIHLPPYAAIPPTPYSAIPSRPYAAIPSRPYAAIPPRPYAAIPSRPYAAIPPRPYAAIPSRPYAAIPLPPYAAIPPTPYAAVLSRPYAAIPSRP